A section of the Harmonia axyridis chromosome 2, icHarAxyr1.1, whole genome shotgun sequence genome encodes:
- the LOC123674162 gene encoding uncharacterized protein LOC123674162, whose protein sequence is MTQISTEKKLLITYALALAAGLVATISLSIAWTHWKSTLDQCIHKNCSCILFGQHTPDIFLGGPEASCIFVTYGPILYILFCVSFVCFHGYRYLFMRERPSARTVMRKNGDGETIHMAVQSEDSSPLPKTFWVTMSSLTVIFLIYSLVHFITFLTGYYKTCKEYRKTLENELGIRGSALPVIYMRLSCGGIFDFMDYLHPIPENSYRYGFIDTGLALMIGITGSCIAFLLFIVASFLNVKRARLNY, encoded by the exons ATGACTCAAATTAGTACCGAAAAAAAGTTATTAATAACATATGCATTAGCATTAGCTGCTGGATTGGTAGCTACAATAAGTTTGTCTATAGCCTGGACACATTGGAAATCCACATTAGATCAATGTATTCACAAGAATTGCAGCTGCATTTTATTTGGGCAGCATACACCAGATATTTTTCTAG GTGGGCCTGAAGCTTCATGTATTTTCGTCACTTATGGACCAATTCTTTACATATTATTTTGTGTTAGTTTTGTATGCTTTCATGGCTATAGATATTTATTTATGAGAGAAAGACCAAGTGCTAGGACTGTTATGAGAAAAAATGG TGATGGAGAGACAATACATATGGCAGTACAGTCAGAAGATTCTTCACCCCTTCCTAAGACTTTCTGGGTAACAATGTCATCATTAActgtaatatttttaatttattccctAGTACATTTTATCACATTTCTCACGGGATATTATAAAACATGCAAGGAATACCGCAAAACACTTGAAAATGAATTGGGAATTAGGGGATCAGCTTTACCAGTCATTTATATGAGACTGTCTTGTGGTGGTATTTTTGATTTCATGGATTACTTGCATCCAATTCCAGAAAATAGTTATAGATATGGTTTCATCGACACTGGACTTGCTTTAATGATAGGAATAACTGGTTCTTGTATAGCATTTCTTTTATTCATAGTAGCTTCATTTTTGAATGTAAAAAGAGCTAGATTGAACTACTGA